The Triticum urartu cultivar G1812 unplaced genomic scaffold, Tu2.1 TuUngrouped_contig_6649, whole genome shotgun sequence genome contains the following window.
AATTGTGCTGTTCTGTTGTGTTGAGTTTGTGAGATGAGAAGCCCACCTCAGTGCCCCGTGTGACAAAACGCAGGAGGAATGAAACGCTGGCAGATAGATGGCTCAGTCTTGCGGCAATGTTGTGCCCCTGAACCAACCAACACAAGCATACCAAACAGCTACCCTTGCTCTGCCCCTGCCGGCCGGCCAGAAAGAACGAGAGCACACGCCCACCGCATGATCTCCGATATGTGTAGACAACATGCTCCGGGCCTGTCTAGATCACAGAAACCTCATGGGAAAACAGCTGATCTCCCGCTCAATTTTGGCAACAGACCCATACATACAGCGACAGCAGCAAACATACAAGTAGCATAAAAACATGGTGGTGCTGGCACCACtggcctgcctgcctgcctgccatCCAAATCTTGCATCCCAGGCCCAGCCATGGAGCGAGAGCCAGGGACACACTGCGGATTCGTGGTCCAGACCACCACATGCTCGCTGCCCGCAAACGATGGCACCATATCATCAGCAGGCAGACACAGTGGAGAAACGGTCCGCGCAGAACACTCCAGAATCACGAAAGATGCCGCATCCATCATACACATGCACGGAACAGCAGCACACACCAGCGTCTGTGACAAATGGTGTCATCATCAGGTCCACCCGACAAAATGTTTCACACGCTGGACGCACCCACCACGCAGGAAGAGCCGTATATAGTATATAGTTTCAGAAAACCAGATACAGGGAGATAATAAACCGGCTAGGAAAAATATCCCACCAGGCGGCGGGCGGGGCACGCACACGCTGCACAGCTGACGAAACCGACCGCCGCTACTTCATCTGTATGACTCGAGGCGCTTCGGCTTGCTCTGGACGACCGCCTCGATCTTCTCCAGGACCTCCGGGGTCAGCAGCGGGACGACCTCCAGGGCCTTCATGTTCTCCACGATCTGTTGTTCATCACATTGTTGCCGTGACATGTTGATACTCTTGGTTGCAGAAAGAAACAATTAATCTGATGAAGAACAGAGTTGGGTGTGGCGTACGTACCTGGCTCTCTTTGGTGGCTCCAGTGATCACGGACGACACGTTGGGGTTCGACGCGCACCACGCGATGCCCAGCTGGGCCATCGAGACGCCGAGCTCCGAAGCGATGGGTTTGAGCCCGTTCACTTTTCTAAGCGTGTCGTCAACCAAAGACCTGTTGGCCAGGTTCTGGAAAGAGAAACACAACATCCATGTGAGGATCATCCTGGAAATATGCATCGGTTAGGAAAACTGATTTAGCATGGATGTGTCTGTTAGGATTTGGATTACAATACATGAGCATACTTGGAATCTCAAGAATGTAGTGGTATGTGCATCGCTATTTTCTTAACGGTCATGTTAAGGAGGCGATACAGCTATCCTAAATGCAGTTAAGAAGAAAAGCAggaatacacgtgtgaatacagcGACAAAGTTTCCACAGTTACCTTGTAATTATCTAGGGCAAACCGACTTTCAGCAGGTATATTCCCTTTGCTATACTTCCCGGTGAGAACACCTGAAGCTAGAGGGCTCCATGTAGTCAACCCAATGCCATAAGTACTGTAGAGAGGTACAAACTCAGACTCAACCTGCAGTAACACAAAACATTTCTTAGTTTTTGCAACACAATCACACAAATACCTGCATAAATCAACAAATTGTGCCGGCGACAAAAGCAGGGCCGATACTTGCTTAGTTGAATGCCAACGACAGTTCATTACAAACAAGACACACAAAAATGTAACAACGATTCTAGATGTGTGTTTTGGCAGTTCCTTATCAGAATGTTTTATATGAGTGATCTGCTGACATATCGGAAGTACCTATAGTATTGAGTTGCAAAAAAAATACTCCAAGGAAGCAAACAACAATCTGTGAAGTATATAACTGACACTAAATGCTTCTTCTTAGAAGCTAGAGGTGCTAAACTACAAGGCAGTTCATCCCCCAAGGAAGCAAACAACAATCTGTGTAGTAATTTTAATAATCACCAAAACAGTTATGTAAAACAATAAGCGTGTACTTCCACTACCCATCACAGAAAACTCCAAGTCTACTTTAACTAAGCTAAGCTTCTGCCCCCTGTTTAACTATCTGAAACAAGCCTTACAAGAATGCTTATGGGAATTAAAAATACAAGGTTTTAACTAGCTTAGGAGATTTTTATAAAGCAACTTTGATTACTAAGTTGAACCAGCTTATCGAGTTAGCCACAAAGCAGACATCAATCAATTGAATATGCAGATCAGCAGTGACAAGGACAAGCGGTGCCTTTTTTAAATGTCTGGTCAAGACCAATATCAAATTGTCTATTCAATTGACGTTAACTATCAAACAATGGCCAACTACAACCCTATAAGCAACTTTCGTGTGGTCTAAGCTGTCTGAACTTATACCTAACCTTTTATTATCAGCAATGTGATGATGTTTGCGTGGAAAACTTGATGATGCAAAGTATATAAAACAATACGAGCCAGCATCATGGTCTGATTTAGCAGCTACCCTACTCCAGAACGATGCACGTCAAATCAAGTAAGACGAGATTTATGGCACCTACTCCCTTGACTGCTAACCTTCATATGCTCCACAGTTGCTGGAGTAGAAGATTTCTAATGGGGAATGGTACTTGCTGTCTACAGAATCCAAAAGGAAATTCCTCTCCTACAATCAATTGTACTACACTACTTCATCAGAGTCAATTAAGTGCCTAAAAGACAAATATACATTCAAATTCACTCCACCGTGAGGCATGGGCTACAGCAGCAGCAGTTGTACTTCTACAATAAATCAAATTATCCCCTACAAATTTCAACGGAGGCACATTTTGGGACATGAAAACATCAGAAAGGACCGGCACTGGCTGGTCAAAGATCCATCCACATATCCAACCACTCCAATTCGTCATTGCCAGTCCACTACAACCGATTGACTAATTTAAGATCAACCAGGAAGCAGCTTATTGAGTTAACCAGGAAGCAGGCATCAGCCAATTCCTTTAAAAAAAAAGGCATCAGCCAATTGAATACACAGATCATCTATGACAAGGACGTGTGGTGCCTTTTTTCTGTTTGGCTGAGACCAATATCATTTTATCTATTCGACAACGACACAATATCAAACAATGGTCCCATGTTCCAACAACAACCCTGTAAGCAACTTCTGTGTACCCTAAGCTGTCTGAACTTACACCTAACCTTTCGTTATCAACATTGTGCTGTTGTTGCCTGGAAAACTTAATGATGCAGGAGTATACAAAACAATACCAGCCAGCATCACTACCTAATTTATCAGCCATCCCACTCCAAAGTGATGCACGTCAAATCATGAAAGGTGAGATTTATGCTACCTAACTCCCTTGACTGTAGTAAGTGCTAACTCATATGTTCTACAGTTGCAAAAGGGAAGCTGTCCCCATCactgaaaataaaaaaattgtgcCCCCTTGAGTTAAAAAAAGGCGCAATTGAGGTTGAACCAATTTTCCATGCACTCCTAGATAATACAGTATTAGATTTCTAATGGGGAAGGCACTTGGTGCCTACAGGATCCCAGAGGAAACTCCTCTCCAACCATCAATTGTACTTCATCAGAGAGTCAATTAAATGCCTACTGTAGAAGACAATTATCCATTCGAATTCACTCCACCATGAGGCATGGGCTACAGCAGCAACAGTTGTACTCCTACAATAAATCAAATTATCCTCTACGAATTTCAACGAAGGCACATTCTGGGACTTGAAAACATCAGAGAGGACTGGGACTGGCTAGTCAAAGATCCAGCAAGTACACATGGATCCATATACCCAACCAATCCAATTCATTATTGCTAATACAGTACCACTCATGGACTAATTTAAGATCAGTACCATTAGAACAGAATTAAGTTGATTTGTTAGGGTATAGCAGAACCGGTTGTACTACTACATTAAATCAAATTACAGTATCCCCTACGAATTTCAAGGAAGGCACATTTTGGGACTTAAAAACATGGGGAAGGACTGGTACTTGGTGTCTACAGAATCCAATTGAAAATTCCCCAAGTACACTAAACTCCTACAGTAAAGACGAATATCCACTCGAATCCACTCCAACAT
Protein-coding sequences here:
- the LOC125530910 gene encoding probable voltage-gated potassium channel subunit beta, whose amino-acid sequence is ASRLGLVGPIVEQPEYNLFSRHKVESEFVPLYSTYGIGLTTWSPLASGVLTGKYSKGNIPAESRFALDNYKNLANRSLVDDTLRKVNGLKPIASELGVSMAQLGIAWCASNPNVSSVITGATKESQIVENMKALEVVPLLTPEVLEKIEAVVQSKPKRLESYR